aaattctctCCCACAgctgactggctgtgtgacttcacGCAAATCACCTaggctctctgagccttggttgcCTGTTCTGTCAAATGATCATAGTAATAGTATCCATCTCATTGGCTTCtggtggggattaaatgagataattccaTGTTTTACCCTTAGGACAGTGCCTAGCACCGGTAATAATAATGCTagatattgttattattaattattaaaacttACCTGTCCATGGCTGCCATTTCTCAGTGATGGGCCTAAGGGAGATTTGCAGGACAGACGGTGGAAGGTGTAGGTCGTCTGCCAGCAGAGTGGAGAAGGCAGACGCTTGGTGTGTGTGGGAAGGGTGTGGAGCCGGGGAGGCAGACACAGGATGAagtgggcagaggggcaggaaggTGGGATCCAGCATCGGCTGTTTAGAATGAGCAAGTCAGCCAGCCATCATCTCTCAGATGACGTGGGGCAGGAGGCTGGCAAAAGCTCAGTTGTGGATTCTCCCGCTGTCAGATGTTGATGGAGCATCTCTgagccctcccctgcccccagtcccCCACTGCTGAGCAGGGAGCCTCAGCCCACGGCCTGGGGGCGGGGTGCCGAGGGCAGAGCAGACAGATGCTCTAGGGGCAGCTACCTGTGATGGGAGCTGGGCTGCAGTGAGCACAGAGGGGCACACGCTGGCCTATGTCCACGAATCCCTCATGTGTGCCAGGCCTCCACCCCTGTCCCAGCCCACAGACCCCCTCCCTGCCATCCAGAGGGGAAGACAAACACTAGACAGCTTCCATGTGTGTTTGTTTAGTTCTGACTATAAGATGGGCTAGAAGATGCGCTGTACTTCTTTGTTGGCCCCGTCAAAGCCATTCTCCTGTGCCTGGGAGGCTGGCCTTCATCCCCTGGTGATGGTTTCACCCTGATTCCCTTGTCTCTTGCCTCTGGCCCAGCCCACGGGAGGCACCAGCAGGAGATCAGATGGGAGTGAGAGGTGGGGGATACGTGTTACCCCGGCCCCAGCTGCATGTGGCTCTGGCGGGATCTGGGCTCTCTGCCGGCTCTGTCCCAGCTGCCAGGCTCCTGGCGGTGGCCCCTGCCCAGCATCCAGCTTTCTCCAGGGTCGGTAGtgcctttccccctcctccccaacccccacaggCTCCTGCTTCTGCTCATCTTTGCCACCCATCCTTAGTTCCCACAACCCTCCCCACTCTGTTATGGCCCTTTTCCTCTGGGAACCCTATGAACACACCACTGTCTGTTCCCTACCAGGACCCTGACTGAGACTGAAGGGGCTGCAGGGTTTTGAGGGAGGCCAGAGCCAGGGTCCTGGCCTGCATCAGGGGCACTTCGCTTTTCCTGCCTGACCTGGCCCTACCAGGGAACTCCTAATCAGCCTTCAGAGTCCCGCCTCCAGCatcgcctcctccaggaagcccttcctGAACCCTGACCAAGGCCAAGTTTCCCAGGACTCTGGCCCTTTCCTTCAGAGCACTGACCTCAGTTTGCAGCGTCACTTTGAGCCATGTGGTATCCAATTCATGTCTCCCACTCCTGCTGGCCAGGGCCTGTGTCACTTCGGTTCGGACTGAATCGCCTGGACCTGGCCAGAGTGGCACTGAAAGAGGAGCTGTTGACTGGATGAGCAGTGAGGAAACAAATACCCCTCACCATGGGGAGGGCTGTGATGTTCTGACTGTCGGCAGGAAAATGACACTCTTCCTATGACAGTTCAGTTAGCTAGCCCACCTGTCACCTGAGCATGCGTGGCTTTACAGCAAGACGGGGCCTGCAgcaaattctttttcctttttcctcataGGTTTGCTATGGAATTAATCATGGAAAAGGGCCACCCATTTGCTGAAGAGCTTCAGAAAGTGAGTAACATTGTCTCACCCCAAGCTGGGATTTTTCACCCCCAAGGCCTGGTGGCTGTAACTGGATTTGCCATCTGACCTTTACTTCCTCCCTGTGTCACCTGGGACTAGTCCCTCTCCCTCTTtgagcctcggtttcttcatctgtaaaatggggacgtACAGACATCACCCTCCTTTGCAGGTGAGCGGTGAGGCTTGTACTCGGGGAGGGAGATGTAAAGTGCAGTGGTATCAACCCAGGGCTATTCTTGCCCTGTGCATCACCCAGATGTCCCCAAGGGAGCCAGGTCCCCTCTCAACAGGGCAGGCTGTGCTGCAGGTTCAGGCAGTTTGCTCATTAGCCTCTAATGCCAGCTCCTTAGAGGTCTGACAGCCCCACCTGCCTGGCCAGGGCGTCGGTGCCCCCCGCACATGGACTCACGTGACCCCGCTTGGCCCGCGGGACTAGGTCTTCATCTGCGCCTTCTGTTCCTTCCCCAGATCCAGTGCTCCCTGCAGGACGTCGGCTCTGCCCTGGCGACACCGCGCTCCTCGGCCAGGGAAGCTCACTTAAGTAATTCTCTCCCAGAACCTGCCGTGTGTGCTCAGCGGGCCCAGCGGGGGCCTCAGCccgagggcagggggtggggggactgtCTCCTGAGTGTCGGGGGTCCTCTGTCACCGGGCCTGCAGAACCTGCGAGGGAAGGGCCCTCTGATCCAGTGGAATGGTGTGCGGGGCACCTGGGTGGAAGGGACAGGGGGCGGGTCCCTCATGTTCCTGGGGCAGCAGCCTGCTCTTGGCTCCGCAGAACTCGCCGCGTTTGAGGAGGGGCCCATCCTGGAGCTGGAGCGATGGATCGACAGATACTCCAGCCAGCTGCCCCCTCTCACGGCTTTCATCCTGCCCGTAGGTACCGGACCACCTCAACCTGGGGGTGGCTGCAGGCCAAGTGTATTGACCAAGGCACACAGGCACTGATTCAGTCCGTCTCTAACTCTCAGCAGTGACAGAAgctgtcccccagcccccaggtcccctccacaccctcaccagtccctccccagccctaccCACTTTGGAGGGGGGGATACCTGTGGGTGCGTCCCGGCAGGGCCCCCTGGAGGTGGAACAGTGCCCGCTGGGGGCAGGGCCTGTGTagcatccttccatccatctgcCCGAGGAGCTCCCTGTCTGCAGTGGGCACACCCGCCcacccctctgctccagccaacACCCGCTTTCTCCTTTCAGTCGGGAGGCAAGTGCAGCTCCGCCCTGCACCTCTGTCGGGCCGTGTGCCGCCGAGCCGAGAGACGGTAAGGGGGCCCGGGCCGGGGACCTGGTCAGAGCCGGGCAGGCCTGGCAGGGTCGGCTCCAGGCACTCCAGCCGCTCACCCACACACCTCCTGGCGCCCTCCCCATGCCGGATGGACGCCAGGCCAGACCTAGTCCCTGTCCTCAGAGCCCTACGTTGAGCAGGGGAGACAGTGATCCCTGACCAGGCAGATGACAGGTGATGTAACTGCACATCCGGATCAGAGCCGGTGGAGAAACAAGCAGCTTCTGCGAACAGGGCGGGGGAGGCCCAGAGGGTCTGGATGATTATTTGTAATGATAATAACACTCGCATGGTGGGAAGCTCAGAAGCATGTTCAGTGCAGATTCCTGTCCCCTGTGTCCCAGCTCCCCATTCCTGGGAGGGGCTCTCAGCCGAGCAGAATCAATGAAAGAGCTCCAAACCTCCAAGCGGTGATGAGGGCCGTTACAGAGGGTGCTCAGTGCCAGGGTGGCCCAGCCTTGGGGGGGGGTGGACAGTGCCCAGGGCGAGGGGGCAGCAAGGACAGAGGGGACAGTCTGTGTTGAAAGCACAGAAAGGGTCCAGAGTTGGGGTGGGGCATGATGAGGCCAGAGGCTGAGcgaggccaggccaggcagggccTCGTGTGCCCTCAGGGCTCTGCCTTTTCCTGGAAGCCACTGATGGGTTTTGAGCCATGGGGTGATGTGCTGGCTGCCAGGTGGAGAAGGGCCCAGAGGGACCCCCGTGGTCGTGGGGAGCCTAGGTGGAAGCTGCCAGCTCTCCAGCCACTTGCAGCCCCAGTCCCTGAACTCAGAATCAGGGAGAGGAGGGACCCCTAAAAGATCCTGCAAGGCCGTGCGGTCAGGTGGCAGTGGGGTGGGAAAATGCTGGCTTGGGACATAGCCCGGGGCCCACAGCGTGTTGAGCCCAGAACATAGTGTGATGCTGTGTCTCCTCCTTCCAGTGTTGTGCCTCTTGTCCAGACAGGTGAGACGGATGCAAATGTGGCCAAGTTCTTAAACAGGTACTCAGATAAGACTTTCTCTCTGAAAAAGTGGGCACATCGTGGGAGGTAACAACAGAACAGGCCTCATTCTCTCGTTCATTTGCCTCGTATCCActgagtgtctgctgtgtgcTAGGGGCCGTGCTGGGCAAGGGGATGCAGCTGAGGACACAGTGGGGACCGTCCCTTTCCCTAGTAAGGGGAAGAACTTGTCAGGACAGGCTACTGTAAAAACCAGCAAAGAAAAACATAAGAACAGAAGGCCGGCGGGTGCGGTAGCAGGGGTCCACTTGGAGGTACCGTGGTGGTGACTGACCAGGGAGCCCCGGCAGGAGTAAGACCCTTTTTGATTCCCCTGCACGCAAGGCCCCGGGCCGGGGTGAACCGAAGGAGGCAGCCAGGCACAGCCAGTGCGGGCCCATCGGCGCAGGACCCAGGGAGCCAGGCCGGCCCAGGGAGGGCTCCTGCTGCCCCGCAGTTGGCCTGCTCCACCGGGTCCTGCTCCAGCCCTGGTTTGTGCAACCCCAGTGtgggccaggccagggctcaggGGCGAGGTGAGAGCTGAGGGACCCCAGAAGCTGACCTGAGGGTCCAGAAAGTGACCTCCCGGCCAGGGTCTACCCcttactctggcttctcctcCCTCTGGGACATGGTGTGGCCTTTGATGGGTCCTGACCAGCTGCTTTCCTCCTCGGAGGGGAGTGGGCCCAAGGGGAGGGGGGGACCCTTCCATTCATGTCACAGCAGTGGCCCCACATAGTTTGTGTGGGCTGAGCTAGTTCACTCCCTCAGCAAGGAAGGCATCACCCAGCAGATGAGAAACTAGCACATGACcacctggggtgggagaggggggaCACTCAGAGcagtgtcctcccctccccctctcccctcccccacagtgaGACAGCAGACATCGGGAGGAGGGGGACCTGGTACCAGGAGGGGCATGGGTCAGGGTAGGTTCCAGCAGGACCTGGCGTGGAGCTGGCCTCAGAGGGAAACGAGCGCAGGACAGCTGAGAGGCGGCAACTCGGTGGACTTGTTGCCAGCTCCCTAGGGGcaggctccctccctctctggtttctctccatgcccacccctgccccgagGCCCCGTCACCAGTGGgtcagagaaagaagggagagaggcacCAGAGTCTAGCCCGCTAGAACATTCCAGGCCGGTGCTGCTCAACTGGGATATCTGGCAATGCCTAGAAACAGCTGGGTAAGGACGCCACTGGCATcgagtgggtggaggccaggggtgATGCCCAGTGTCCTGCAATGCACACTACAGCCCCTTCCCGCCACAAGGAGTTACCCAGCCACAGGGGATGATCCCGAATGCCAGAGGTGGTGAGGCTGAGAAGCCTGCGCCCAGCCCCCTCTCCTCAAAGTGGGGTCCTCAGACCAGCAGTGCCAGCATCACCTGGGTGCAGTGTAGACCCGCTGAatcccaggcctggcccagccctggcccagcccGTCCTCTTGAATGAGAACTGCACAGCTCCAGGATGCCGGGGGACTCGTGTGCACGCCCCATTTTGGGAGCCGCCAGTCCTGGTCACTGGAAGGTGCAGAAACCAGCGAGTGGCCCAGAGTCGCCAGCCCTGTGAGGTCAGGCAGGGTAGCAGCCTGGTCCTGCAGGAACCGCCCCAGCCCTGGCACCAGTCAGGCGCTGGGCTCTCCCAGAAGCCGGCCTCGCACGCCATCTGTTAAGCCCAGGTTGGCTGAGCATCCACCGTCCCGCCCAATGCTCCTGGGGGTGCGGGACTGATGTGTCCTCCTTGAAGGCTCATAGAGGAACGACCTAGTTAGCACTGATGTCTGGGCTCACATCACTGTGtttgcctctccctgcccctccagacTCAGCGACTATCTCTTCACGTTAGCCAGATACGCTGCCATGAAGGAGGGGATTCCAGAAACAATATACAAGAAAAATGACCCGTCGGACCAAGCCTGACGCACTTGGAAATCACGGGAAAAAGGAGCTTTGCAGGCTCCTCCGTGGTGACGCTGGTGAAGAGGAGAGTTGCCCTCCGTGTCCTGATTCCTGAAGACCAAACCCAGCGGGGCTGGAGGCTGGTCCTCCATCCACACTTGGCTTCCTTTCGGAGCCTCGCCACTTCCCTCAGGAGCTGTGGCTGAGGGAGGTCCTGCTCTCGCTCCCCTGGGCTCTCCTCGGCTTCCAGGAAGTGGGGAGGAATTCAGTGTTGcaggaaagaaagataaagtGATTGCTTCAGTGAGGAGCcacacagaaaaaagaataaaagtggaaaagctgtgcgtgtgcatgtgtgtgcgtgtgtgtgtatgtgtatgtatgtgtgttggagggagagaggggaggtcCTTCCACTGCTAGCTCATTGTGTGAGGATTTGGAACAGTACCAGAGGCCCTCGGAAATGTAATTGTGATTTACCTGTGCCAAAGGGGCTTTAACTGTCACATTTATAAAGGGGAAGGCAGACAGGATTGGGAAGTTTAGTCACCTCTGAGCCACCCATCTTCATGAGGGGAGGACAGCTGCAGATTGACAGGCAAGGCCTCGGAAACACTTGGCCTGAAGTGTGTACACGGCGGGGGTGCAGCCTGGAGAACCCTCCCTCAAGGGGACTCTTCCTCCATCAAGGAGCGGAGACCCGGTGAGAGGGGCATTGCCGCTTTAAGGAGGGCATGCCCTGCCCAGCGGGGTGGGGTCCAGGGTCTGAGGTGGACCGTGTTCAGCTTGAGGCGCTGAGATCTTCTGCTTCCAGGGACACTGACCCAGGCCAGAGTGACTTCTCTGATGCTGCACTTGACTGGTTTATGCCTCTGAGATCCAGGCCACCGCTGTATTTCATTTCAGTTGTCAACCACGCGCCCTCCTGCCATGAAATGACACTGCCAGTGCCAGCTGTGTCCTTGGGAAGGGGGATATTTATGAAGGTCGAGGAGGCAGCCCCGAGCACCTGAAGATTCCATGCTGCTAACTGCAGGAAGTGACTAGGGAAGGGCAGGCCCTTGCTAACTGTCAGGGTGGAAATGCCCGGTGAACCCCGTCGGGTCGTCCTTTATTTCCTGAGCGCCTGCTTATTATCATGAGGCTTGGAAAGGCTGGTCACTCCAGCTGTCCTTGCCGGCAAGTCAGAGAACATTAAAATGATGAGTTCTGTGCTTGCTTCTGCTTTTATTCTCATCACTTTGCCTGCTAATTTTGCTGGAGGAATATGTTCTCTGGTTCCTTCTGGGTCCTTGCGTTCCTGGCAGGCTGCAGCGGCCCTCTTAAGCCTCGGGCCAAGTGGCCGAGATGATGCAGGTGACCGTGAGCACAAGTGAAAACCCTCCAGGACATGGCCCTGCCCCGCCCAGGGGTCAGTGCCAGGCTGGGTACAGGGCAGGCGCTCTGTTAGTGTGAACAGAACTGAACACAATACAGAGGTAGGCTTGAAGCGGTTCACTGCCAGGCAGGCACTCAGGCTGGGCCGGGGAGGAGTGTGTTCCAAGAGCTTGCAGCAAATCCATCGTCCCTCAATCCTGCCCACACCTCAACACCTTTCCAGAAGAAGCAAGACGTGTATAATGAAGCAACAGCCCCGCAGTCCCCGCCGTGGTCAAACATCCTGCAAAGGACGGGAGAAGCTCTTTGAGCAAATGCAGTGCCCTAACAGGATGATCTTGAAACAAGGCCTTCTGCCTCTTGCCAAATCCCACACCCACCAGCCCTTGCCGGGAGGGGCTGTCGCAGGCCAGTTGGGAACCCCGGGTTCCCAGGCCCTGCGCCCTCTGCATCTTCCTTTCCACCAGCAAACATCCCCGAGAAACGTGCAGGCACAGGTGTCTCCTGGGCCGCCACCTGGGGAGAACTGAGGAAGCCTGCTTGGGGGACCCAGGAGACGGGCTGGTTTGAAATGTCTGCTCCTCCACAGTGCCTTACACAGCCACGTGGGAACCGGAAGCAAAAGGAAGACTGTATTCCCCCTGTACACCTACCAAAACATCCTCCCGGGTCTCCAGTCCAGCAGGAAAAGTTAACCAAAGCTCCCCCTGACTGTACAGCGAGCCAGTTTGCAACCACTGTCACCCTCATAAATGACTGTCCCTGTGGCACAGTGACACACATCGGGAGAGAAACAGCAGgctgttttatttataattgtaaTATCTTGTGGATCAGAGATTTTAGGGgacataattttgattttttaaaatattgcatgaAAGTGTTTCTCTTGCTACCTGGATTTGGGGGGCATTCCCATACATTTCGCACCCAAGAAAGTGCTTACCTGCCTCCCCCTGGTCCAGGTCTGGCTCTTGGGATCGGATCTACTGCCACAGCCAGAAGGATATTCCAGTGGCGAGAAGCCACCACAATAATAATGCCGGCTGGCACTGTCAAAGGCTTGACATCTGTCAGGCCCAAGGTCAGGGGCTCCACAGACATCATCTGGTTTAAACCCCACAGCAGCCCTGAGGGCGGCACCCTCTCTGTCCTCTTTGCGGGGGAGGAAACAGACTCGGGAACCACCTATGTCAGGGAGTCAGCTCCAAGATGTGGGCCCAGGACGCTGCCCCGTAACTCGGGGCCCAGGGCTCCTTGCCTCCCCCTACCGCCACTTGACAGTCATTTTAATCACGACCCGGGCCGCCGAGAACAATGTCAGGTCCTAATAGATTCTGCTGTCTCATTTCTCAACCTAGTTTCCCTTAACTGATATTTCATGGCTATTGTTAATGTGCATTTTTCACCGAGTAATTTTCGCAGCCCGAACTTGTTACACATCCCAATGACAAACGTCCCCGGTTCCGAATCCCCCGTGAGCTGCAATGTCACCCTCATCTCCCAGTTCCCTCCCCCACACCTTCCTCCGACAACCCATCCAGTTTTATGATCACTCTGTCCCAGTTATCACTACTGAACCTTTAAGAAGCCAGATGCATTTCAAGTTTAATTGAATAAAATCCTTTGTCTAATAAATTCCACATGAATGCTACATAAATCAGTGCCTGGGGGGGATGTGTGGCACATCCCTCCCCTCAGGCTGGGCCCAGGAGTCTCGATGGCAATTCTGGACCCATGCTGGTCCGATCTTGCTCAGGGAGAGGACTGGATTCTCTGCAGCCCAGCTGGGCGCGGTTTTCACTGGCCTTGGCCTGTCACTTTTCTCCTCTGGCAGTCCATCGTGGAAGACACCGCTTGGGCACAAGCAGAGGCAGGAGATGGGCTGGTTGGGGACACAGGATTTGGAAGTTTAGGGGTCACTCATGGACTTTGGGGATGTCCCAGTGCTTTCCTACTCCACAGAGTCAGAAACTTCTGATGAAGGCTACATGCACCCTTCCccaagacagacacacacacgtgcacacaatcCGCATCCAATCCGAGGAAGTCCGTAGAAGCCCCGGAGAAGACTGACTGCTTTAAGTGAACCAGGGCAACAGCCGCTTCAGGAGCGAATCTGTTCACAAGGCCGCTGGACGGTCTCGTGGCGGGGTGTGCAGGGCCCCAGACTCGCAGTGTGAGAAGGAGCATTGGAGCCGGCCGGGGATGCTGCCGGAGGACATTTGCTCCCTGCAAGACTGTGTGAGCAACAGTCAAACTCATGGCATGGGTGTTGGCCTCAGGCCGACTAAGGTTCAAGACCAGCTCTGTCACCTTCTAGTGTCATGACTCTGGGCAAGTCCTTCCATCTTTCTTGGAcctgcttcttcatctgtaacatgggaatGATAAAAACATCTACTCCACAGGGCCACGGGGGAAGTTTAATGAGGCAAAGTTTAAAAGGCTTAGCGTGCCCCGTCACAtattagctgctattattacagttggtttattattattattattattattattattattattattattgttattgttattattattgttattattattattttgaattcaagttcctgctctgccacttcctagctgagTCACCTTGAAGAAATCACATAATCACTGAATCCTCATCTGTTATTGCTGGGGATAATACACCAACTTCCAAAGGTTCAGGAAATATGTCCGTGGGCCtggcccaaaaaaaaaaacaattgtagCTCTAGTTGAATCAGATTCAAAGCACTTTCAAATAGCTCAGGCCCAGGTGAAGCGCGGAGGCACTGAGCTGTGCCTCTGGTTTGCTTAGACTTCCTGCCGGCAGGAGATGGGAGGCCTCTGGGGGGCTGGGCCCAGTCAGCCCTGCGGACGTGGCTGCAGGAACACCATGCCAAGGTGAAAGGGAGGGTGACCCGGTCACAGAACAGTGAGGACCAAAAGGGATCAACGCCCGAGGGCCCTCTGTGGGCAGCAGCAGAGCCGGGACGAGAAGCCTGGTGTTCAGAGTCCCACAGGGGGACAGAGGCCGTGATTGACACTTAAGCGGGGCAGAGGAGGCGAGGGGACCATAAACCGGAGGACCATGCTGCAAGCTACCTCTCCGAAGAAGGGTGAGAAGCAGGTGGCACCAGGACGAAGGCAGCCTGGGGAACAGACTGAATAAGGCGTCCAGCTCACCCAGGACCTTGGGGTCCTATCCCCAGCCCCACCAGATACTCCCAAAGCACAGATCTCCGGCCCTCGTCTGTGGCCATCTGCAGCGCTACGTCCCTCCTTAGCCAGCAAGTGCTTTTATTTACGATCACCTTGGAAGGGTCGAGCAGACATATGTTGCTAAGGGTCGTTTATTCTTGTTTATAAAATTTATGGCTTCACCTCGATTACACACTGTCAAAACGGAAAGGATTGGCCCCAAAGTCTCTTGCTGCATGACTGCCTCAGACGGGCGTACATCTGTTAACGCCGTAGGAGCTGTAGAGGGAAATAAGGTTGCCGATAACTCAGAAGTGCGCCGTCCCGTCACAAGGTGTGGGCGGCAGGCCCCGAGAAAAGACATCCAGGCGCCTACGTGGAAGGGGAGGAGGTCAGGGTCTGTGGGTGGCCATGCTGGGTGGCATCGGGACCCTGGCCCTGCCTGGCAATGGGCTCTCTTAGGTGCTTTGGGTTTGGGTGTGGGAGGGGAGGAACTTGATTCCTGCAGCCCTCAGGGATGTGCTGCAGGACCGGCAGCTGGAGAGAGTTTGGAGCGTGTGGTTCTCCACCTGCAGACTTCAGCGGGGAGAGGGAAACGTTGACTCTCCGCTGTGGAGGGGACTGGAGACAGGTCCGACCTTTCaggag
The genomic region above belongs to Camelus bactrianus isolate YW-2024 breed Bactrian camel chromosome 32, ASM4877302v1, whole genome shotgun sequence and contains:
- the MMAB gene encoding corrinoid adenosyltransferase MMAB translates to MAAWGPGGRLGLRGCLGARRLLCPRFQSRGPQGVGDGDRPQPSSKTPKIPKIYTKTGDKGFSSTFTGERRPKDDQVFEAVGTTDELSSAIGFAMELIMEKGHPFAEELQKIQCSLQDVGSALATPRSSAREAHLKLAAFEEGPILELERWIDRYSSQLPPLTAFILPSGGKCSSALHLCRAVCRRAERRVVPLVQTGETDANVAKFLNRLSDYLFTLARYAAMKEGIPETIYKKNDPSDQA